Proteins from a single region of Dysosmobacter acutus:
- a CDS encoding isoprenyl transferase, translating into MAEFLSKDRAGQVDLGRLPCHIAIIMDGNGRWAKQRGLPRTAGHKVGAENFRKIATHCKNLGVKYLTVYAFSTENWKRSEDEVGVIMGLLKRYLLEAIDTMEKDDIRLRFFGDLSRISPELQSLVDRTNRISSHLSEEDFQANICLNYGGRDEILRAVRRFASDCAAGKREAEELGESLFSAYLDSGGIPDPELIIRPSGELRLSNFLLWQCAYSEFYFTNTLWPDFDESQLDEAIADYQHRDRRFGGVK; encoded by the coding sequence ATGGCGGAGTTTCTATCAAAAGACAGGGCGGGGCAGGTGGACTTGGGCCGCCTGCCCTGCCATATTGCGATTATTATGGACGGCAATGGCCGCTGGGCAAAGCAGCGGGGCCTGCCCCGCACCGCCGGACATAAGGTGGGCGCGGAGAATTTTCGAAAAATCGCCACGCACTGCAAGAACCTGGGCGTCAAATACCTGACGGTCTACGCCTTCTCCACAGAGAACTGGAAGCGGTCGGAAGACGAGGTGGGCGTCATCATGGGGCTTTTGAAGCGCTATCTCCTTGAAGCCATCGACACCATGGAAAAAGACGACATCCGGCTCCGGTTTTTTGGGGACCTCAGCCGCATCTCCCCGGAGCTTCAGTCTCTGGTGGATCGAACCAACCGGATTTCCTCTCACCTCAGTGAGGAGGATTTTCAGGCCAATATCTGCCTCAATTACGGCGGGCGGGATGAGATTTTACGGGCAGTGCGCCGCTTTGCCTCCGACTGCGCGGCGGGTAAACGGGAGGCGGAGGAGCTGGGCGAGTCCTTATTTTCCGCCTATCTGGACTCCGGCGGTATTCCGGACCCGGAGCTGATCATCCGGCCCAGCGGAGAGCTGCGCTTGAGCAATTTCCTGCTGTGGCAGTGCGCCTACTCCGAATTTTATTTCACCAATACACTCTGGCCGGACTTCGACGAGTCCCAGTTAGATGAGGCCATTGCCGATTATCAGCACAGAGACCGCCGGTTCGGCGGAGTAAAGTGA
- a CDS encoding phosphatidate cytidylyltransferase, with the protein MKARILVAVVGIPFLLLVLVWAPSWATLVLVCAMCVIGAYELMHAVLGERGKSTKDPMVWSVLWAALLFSAWPFEHDSVVRFWGERPEWFQRILQREFSIVALLAMVFITVLFFDAIFCYGKEKQVSFGEVAAAIFAGMVFPTMLSCLLRLRLMDQGQAWVFVPLCISFGSDTFALFAGMLFGKHKLAPHVSPKKTVEGAVGGLLGGVIGMTIFKLITDTMQFALTSEPPVVAQAGIGLSWTWVIVLGLVGSVISQIGDLSFSVIKREFGVKDYGNLLPGHGGILDRFDSVTFVAPFVWALLSWKMSW; encoded by the coding sequence ATGAAAGCAAGGATTTTGGTCGCTGTGGTGGGCATACCCTTTTTGCTCCTTGTACTGGTATGGGCGCCCTCCTGGGCCACTTTGGTGCTGGTTTGTGCCATGTGCGTCATTGGAGCCTATGAGCTGATGCACGCGGTGTTGGGCGAGCGGGGAAAATCAACCAAAGACCCCATGGTCTGGTCGGTCCTTTGGGCGGCGCTGCTCTTTTCCGCCTGGCCCTTCGAGCATGATTCTGTAGTCCGGTTTTGGGGAGAACGGCCGGAGTGGTTCCAGAGGATTCTGCAGCGGGAGTTCAGTATCGTGGCTCTGCTTGCCATGGTGTTTATAACAGTGCTGTTTTTCGACGCCATCTTCTGCTATGGGAAGGAAAAGCAGGTCTCCTTCGGAGAGGTGGCGGCGGCCATTTTTGCGGGCATGGTGTTTCCAACCATGCTCTCCTGCCTGCTGCGGCTTCGGCTGATGGATCAGGGGCAGGCGTGGGTCTTTGTGCCGCTGTGCATCTCCTTCGGCAGCGACACCTTCGCGCTTTTTGCGGGAATGCTGTTCGGAAAACACAAGTTAGCGCCCCATGTGAGCCCCAAAAAAACGGTGGAAGGCGCTGTAGGCGGCCTGTTAGGCGGTGTGATCGGCATGACGATCTTCAAGCTGATTACCGACACGATGCAGTTTGCCCTGACCAGTGAGCCTCCTGTGGTCGCTCAGGCGGGCATAGGGCTCAGCTGGACGTGGGTAATTGTGCTGGGACTGGTGGGCAGTGTGATCAGCCAGATCGGCGATCTGAGCTTTTCCGTCATCAAGCGGGAGTTCGGCGTTAAGGACTATGGCAATCTGCTGCCCGGCCACGGCGGAATTTTGGACCGGTTTGACAGCGTGACGTTTGTAGCGCCCTTTGTCTGGGCCCTTTTGAGCTGGAAGATGAGTTGGTGA
- a CDS encoding M50 family metallopeptidase, producing the protein MVYILAAILIFGILIAVHELGHFLSAKACGVRVNEFSIGMGPAIFHKKKGETEYSLRILPIGGYCAMEGEEEDSEDPHALNNQGFWKKVLIFAAGAIMNFIAGLLIIMILYSSAGAFRMPVVSGFAPEFTAEGEMGIQEGDRILSIDGERIYVYSDIPLFLSRGDDNTYELRILRDGEKKNLTLSLPYQEYTGTDGKSYQGYGLYFGVLEEGTLLAKLKYSWLNAVDFVRIVRYSLVELVTGGASVKDLSGPVGIVSTITQVGEDASSWRDALDNILYFAALIAVNLAVMNLLPLPALDGGKIFFLVVNTLSQHLLRRQIPAKYENYIHAAGFALLMVLMLFVTFNDIVKLFQ; encoded by the coding sequence ATGGTTTATATCTTAGCGGCAATTCTCATTTTCGGCATCCTGATCGCGGTCCATGAGCTGGGCCATTTCCTCTCAGCAAAGGCCTGCGGCGTGCGGGTCAATGAGTTTTCCATCGGCATGGGCCCCGCGATTTTCCATAAGAAAAAAGGGGAGACGGAGTACTCCCTTCGCATATTGCCCATTGGCGGCTACTGCGCCATGGAGGGGGAAGAGGAGGACTCTGAAGACCCCCATGCCCTGAACAACCAGGGGTTTTGGAAAAAAGTTTTGATTTTTGCCGCCGGCGCGATCATGAACTTCATTGCAGGTCTTCTGATCATCATGATCCTGTATTCCTCCGCAGGCGCCTTCCGGATGCCGGTGGTCAGCGGCTTTGCCCCCGAATTCACCGCGGAAGGGGAGATGGGGATTCAGGAGGGCGACCGGATTTTGTCCATCGACGGAGAGCGAATTTATGTTTATTCCGATATCCCCCTGTTCTTGAGCCGCGGAGACGACAACACCTATGAACTGCGGATCCTCCGGGACGGGGAGAAGAAAAATCTTACGCTTTCACTGCCCTATCAGGAGTACACCGGCACCGACGGGAAGAGCTACCAGGGGTATGGGCTCTACTTTGGTGTGCTGGAGGAGGGGACGCTTCTTGCCAAGCTGAAATACAGCTGGCTCAACGCGGTGGATTTTGTGCGCATTGTCCGCTACAGTTTGGTGGAACTGGTCACCGGCGGGGCCTCCGTAAAGGACCTCAGCGGCCCTGTTGGAATCGTCAGCACCATCACCCAGGTGGGGGAGGACGCCTCCTCCTGGCGGGATGCGCTGGACAACATCCTCTATTTTGCGGCGCTGATTGCCGTCAACTTAGCGGTGATGAACCTGCTGCCCCTGCCTGCCCTGGACGGCGGAAAAATTTTCTTCCTGGTGGTCAACACTCTGTCGCAGCACCTTCTGCGCAGGCAGATTCCGGCCAAATATGAAAACTACATCCATGCGGCCGGGTTCGCCCTGCTGATGGTGCTGATGCTGTTTGTGACATTCAACGATATCGTAAAACTGTTTCAATGA
- a CDS encoding 1-deoxy-D-xylulose-5-phosphate reductoisomerase, with amino-acid sequence MSKVISVLGSTGSIGRQTLDVAGQLGLKVAALTTNRNIALLEQQTRRFRPRLAVVYEEAAAEQFRGRVKDLEVKVLSGMEGLLEAASIKEADTVVTAVVGMVGLRPTLAAIEQGKRIAFANKETLVCAGELVMDAADRHGAEVVPVDSEHSAIFQCLQGCRDRRELRRLILTCSGGPFYGKKSEELKHMTSKDALHHPNWKMGPKITVDCATLMNKGLEVIEAMRLYRLPLSQVDVVIHRQSIVHSLVEYRDGAVLAQLGTPDMRLPIRYALTYPCRGENPEPPLDLLSCPPLTFAAPDLESFPCLRLAMEAAQEGGTACAVLNGANEEAVGLFLKGEIGFTEIPELVESARRRVLVKWNASLEDILEADRCARAAVLGRQ; translated from the coding sequence ATGAGCAAAGTGATTTCTGTACTGGGCTCCACCGGCTCTATCGGCCGTCAGACCTTGGACGTGGCCGGACAGTTAGGACTGAAAGTGGCCGCTTTGACCACCAACCGGAATATTGCACTGCTGGAGCAGCAGACGCGGCGGTTCCGGCCGCGTCTTGCCGTGGTTTATGAGGAGGCTGCGGCGGAGCAGTTCCGCGGCCGGGTGAAGGATTTAGAGGTAAAGGTCCTCTCCGGAATGGAGGGACTTTTGGAAGCCGCGTCAATCAAAGAGGCGGATACCGTGGTGACGGCCGTGGTGGGTATGGTGGGCCTGCGCCCCACACTGGCCGCAATTGAGCAGGGAAAGCGAATCGCATTTGCCAACAAGGAGACGCTGGTGTGCGCCGGGGAGCTGGTCATGGATGCGGCGGACCGCCATGGGGCGGAGGTGGTGCCCGTGGACAGCGAGCACTCGGCCATCTTTCAGTGCCTCCAGGGCTGCCGTGACCGCCGGGAGCTCCGCCGCCTGATCCTGACCTGTTCAGGCGGCCCCTTTTATGGAAAAAAATCAGAAGAGTTAAAGCATATGACAAGTAAAGATGCTTTACATCATCCCAATTGGAAGATGGGCCCTAAAATCACAGTGGACTGTGCAACGCTGATGAATAAAGGACTGGAGGTCATCGAGGCGATGCGGCTCTACCGCCTGCCTCTTTCCCAGGTGGATGTGGTGATTCACCGCCAGAGCATTGTCCACTCCCTGGTGGAGTACCGGGACGGCGCGGTGCTGGCTCAGTTGGGAACGCCGGATATGCGTTTACCCATCCGGTATGCGCTGACCTATCCCTGCCGAGGTGAAAATCCGGAGCCGCCTCTGGATCTGCTCTCCTGCCCGCCGCTGACCTTTGCAGCGCCGGACCTGGAGTCCTTTCCCTGCCTGCGCCTGGCCATGGAGGCGGCGCAGGAGGGAGGCACTGCCTGTGCGGTGCTCAATGGCGCCAATGAGGAGGCGGTGGGGCTTTTCCTGAAGGGGGAAATCGGCTTCACGGAGATTCCCGAACTGGTGGAATCTGCCCGGAGAAGGGTTTTGGTGAAATGGAATGCCTCCCTGGAGGATATACTGGAAGCAGACAGGTGCGCCCGGGCAGCTGTACTTGGCAGACAATGA
- a CDS encoding gamma-glutamyl-gamma-aminobutyrate hydrolase family protein, with protein sequence MHKRQMKRILIAGPQPDDAFGSVRAVSNAVLRFLPGVERLISLNPEDLDSCDGMILPGGVPDVDPALYAEENQSSRGVNPALDQAQLRMLDRAVELGVPVLGICRGYQLMNVHFGGSLVQDGRTNAIHRANGRGEDLHGAYSLPDTWLERLYGPKTVINTLHHQSIKRLAPEFTLCQVWFDDTVSPERRRFLCAELSRGSEEDYTAECTVEGIRHRSLPLFGVQWHPELLSPDGKDTAEPEKLFLYFAGLK encoded by the coding sequence ATGCATAAGAGACAGATGAAGCGGATTTTGATTGCCGGTCCTCAGCCGGATGACGCCTTTGGGTCGGTGCGGGCGGTTTCAAACGCTGTGCTGCGCTTTCTGCCCGGGGTGGAGCGCTTGATCTCCTTAAATCCGGAAGACCTTGATTCCTGCGATGGGATGATTCTGCCCGGCGGAGTTCCCGATGTGGACCCTGCGCTCTACGCTGAGGAAAATCAGAGCAGCCGGGGCGTAAATCCGGCGCTGGACCAGGCGCAGCTCAGGATGCTGGACCGGGCGGTGGAGCTTGGCGTTCCCGTGCTTGGCATCTGCCGGGGATATCAGCTGATGAACGTCCATTTCGGCGGCAGTCTGGTGCAGGATGGAAGGACCAATGCGATTCACCGTGCCAACGGAAGGGGAGAGGACCTACACGGCGCATACTCCCTGCCGGACACTTGGCTGGAGCGTCTCTACGGCCCCAAAACCGTGATCAATACGCTGCACCATCAGTCCATTAAGCGGTTGGCTCCGGAGTTTACCCTGTGTCAGGTCTGGTTTGACGATACGGTTTCCCCGGAGCGGAGGAGGTTCCTCTGCGCGGAACTCAGCCGGGGCTCAGAGGAGGATTACACGGCGGAGTGCACGGTAGAGGGAATCCGCCATCGGTCGCTGCCGCTTTTCGGCGTGCAGTGGCATCCTGAGCTGCTGAGTCCGGATGGAAAGGACACGGCGGAGCCGGAGAAGCTGTTTTTGTATTTCGCCGGACTAAAGTAA
- the frr gene encoding ribosome recycling factor, with product MLKEEYKVYEGKMKKSIESVSADFASVRAGRANAAVLDRISVDYYGTPTPIQQIASIASPDPRSLVIQPWDTSAVKAIEKAIQNSDLGINPQNDGKSIRLNFPQLTEERRKELVKQIHKYSEGGKVAVRNIRRDAMDHFKKLEKASEITEDEMKQVEKDLQKLTDDSCKEIDKLLEKKEKELMAV from the coding sequence ATGTTAAAAGAGGAATACAAGGTCTATGAGGGAAAAATGAAAAAGAGCATCGAGTCTGTCAGCGCAGACTTTGCTTCCGTCCGCGCCGGCCGGGCCAACGCCGCTGTACTGGACCGCATCAGCGTGGACTATTACGGTACGCCCACTCCCATCCAGCAGATTGCGTCCATCGCCTCTCCCGATCCCCGATCCCTGGTGATCCAGCCCTGGGACACCTCTGCGGTCAAGGCCATTGAAAAGGCCATTCAGAACTCTGACCTGGGCATCAATCCCCAGAACGACGGCAAGAGCATTCGTCTGAACTTCCCTCAGCTCACTGAGGAGCGCCGCAAGGAGCTGGTAAAGCAGATCCACAAGTATTCTGAGGGCGGCAAGGTGGCGGTGCGCAACATCCGCCGTGATGCCATGGACCATTTCAAGAAACTTGAGAAGGCCTCCGAGATCACGGAAGACGAGATGAAGCAGGTGGAGAAGGACCTGCAGAAGCTCACCGACGACAGCTGCAAGGAGATCGACAAGCTGCTGGAGAAAAAAGAAAAGGAACTGATGGCAGTCTGA
- the pyrH gene encoding UMP kinase yields the protein MDTPIYKRVLLKISGEALAGDKHSGLDFEVIGRVCDSIKECVQMGVQVGLVVGGGNFWRGVKDGGGRMERTRADHMGMMATVLNCLAVADVLEQKGVDVRVQTAIEMRAIAEPYIRSKAIRHLEKGRVVIFGCGTGNPFFSTDTAAVLRAAEISAEVILLAKNIDGVYSADPMKDPDAVKYDFITYDDVLAQHLQVMDSTATSLSMDNHIPVLLFALKDPHNIVRVVCGEKIGTIVKEA from the coding sequence ATGGACACTCCCATATACAAGCGGGTGCTGTTGAAGATCAGCGGAGAAGCGCTGGCCGGGGACAAACATTCCGGCTTGGATTTTGAGGTCATCGGCCGGGTGTGCGACTCCATCAAAGAGTGTGTGCAGATGGGCGTTCAGGTGGGCCTGGTGGTCGGAGGCGGCAACTTCTGGCGGGGCGTCAAGGACGGCGGAGGACGGATGGAGCGCACGCGGGCCGACCACATGGGTATGATGGCCACTGTGCTGAACTGCCTTGCGGTGGCGGACGTACTGGAGCAAAAGGGCGTGGACGTCCGGGTACAGACCGCCATTGAGATGCGGGCCATTGCGGAGCCCTACATCCGCTCCAAGGCCATCCGCCATCTTGAGAAGGGCCGGGTGGTGATCTTTGGCTGTGGCACGGGAAACCCGTTCTTCTCCACGGATACGGCCGCGGTGCTGCGTGCGGCGGAGATCAGCGCCGAGGTGATCCTGCTGGCGAAAAATATCGACGGTGTGTATTCCGCTGATCCCATGAAGGACCCGGATGCCGTCAAATATGATTTCATTACCTATGACGACGTGCTGGCCCAGCACCTCCAGGTGATGGACTCCACCGCCACGTCGCTGTCCATGGACAATCACATCCCGGTCCTGCTGTTTGCACTGAAGGATCCCCATAACATTGTCCGCGTTGTCTGCGGAGAGAAAATCGGCACAATTGTGAAGGAGGCATAA
- the ispG gene encoding flavodoxin-dependent (E)-4-hydroxy-3-methylbut-2-enyl-diphosphate synthase: protein MTKQLQVGNVLVGGGAPVSIQSMCNTDTRDVEVTVAQIHRLEEAGCEIIRVAIPDEAAARSVDRIKEQISIPLVADIHFNYRYALECARRGVDAIRINPGNIGGGEKVRAVAELCRQKGIPIRIGVNGGSLEKELRQKYNGVTAEALVESAMGHVALLNQFDFDDICISVKCSDVPLTMSAYRLLSERTDYPLHLGVTEAGTPSMGMVKSAIGIGGLLCLGIGDTIRVTLTADPVEEVYAAHKILRAAGLRASGVNLIACPTCGRTRIDLIPIAEEVERRLQNCRKNITVAVMGCAVNGPGEASAADIGIAGGNGEGILFRKGKLLYKVPQEQLVDALMKEIELL from the coding sequence ATGACAAAGCAGCTTCAAGTGGGCAATGTGTTGGTGGGCGGCGGCGCGCCGGTGTCCATCCAGTCCATGTGCAACACAGATACCCGCGATGTGGAGGTCACGGTGGCCCAGATCCATCGTTTGGAGGAGGCAGGATGTGAGATCATCCGCGTGGCCATTCCCGACGAGGCCGCGGCCAGGTCGGTGGACCGGATCAAGGAGCAGATATCCATTCCGCTGGTGGCCGACATCCACTTCAACTACCGCTATGCCCTGGAGTGCGCCCGGCGGGGCGTTGACGCCATCCGAATCAACCCGGGCAATATCGGCGGCGGGGAGAAGGTACGGGCGGTGGCGGAGCTCTGCCGTCAGAAGGGAATTCCCATCCGCATCGGAGTCAATGGAGGCTCCCTTGAAAAGGAGCTGCGCCAAAAATACAACGGCGTCACCGCCGAGGCGCTGGTGGAAAGCGCCATGGGGCATGTGGCGCTGCTCAACCAATTTGACTTTGACGACATCTGCATCAGCGTCAAATGCTCCGACGTGCCCCTGACCATGTCCGCCTACCGGCTGCTCAGCGAGCGGACGGACTACCCGCTGCACCTTGGAGTCACGGAAGCGGGCACGCCCTCTATGGGAATGGTAAAATCCGCCATCGGCATCGGCGGACTGCTGTGCCTTGGCATCGGGGACACCATCCGGGTGACGCTGACCGCGGACCCGGTGGAGGAGGTCTACGCGGCCCATAAGATTCTCAGAGCCGCCGGACTGCGCGCCTCCGGCGTCAATCTGATCGCCTGCCCCACCTGCGGACGCACCCGGATCGACCTGATCCCGATTGCGGAGGAGGTGGAGCGGAGGCTGCAAAACTGCCGGAAAAACATCACCGTGGCGGTGATGGGCTGCGCGGTCAACGGGCCAGGGGAAGCCTCGGCCGCGGACATCGGAATTGCCGGGGGCAATGGGGAGGGAATCCTATTCCGAAAAGGAAAACTGCTTTACAAGGTTCCTCAGGAACAGCTGGTGGACGCCCTGATGAAAGAGATTGAACTGCTGTAA